The Lineus longissimus chromosome 10, tnLinLong1.2, whole genome shotgun sequence genome segment AATAATGATTCTCAGTCGAGTGGAAACTAATGAAAGTGTATCGAGTAATGGGCTCTCATTCAAATTAGTCTTTTTCAATCTGATGAAGTCATTGTGACAGGTTCTTGTGATGTGAAGCGATGCTAAATGCACTTCTAATAAAAACTATCAGGGCATGTTACACTGACTTACCACTCGATCAGCGATGAGGTCAGTGCCGTACTGAAATATACAAATAAAGAGTTTACAAGTCACAAACCACAAACTATTTCAAGAATATGACGAAAATGTAGAAATTTCTCTCAAATATGAGCTTTTTAGTCTGGAGACTGCTCTTATTGTTTGACAGCAATCCTCTTTAGCCATAGCAGACCGTGCGTTGTCTCtcgattgtgactttgtctcctgATTGTGAATTCATCTCTGGTGTGTCTCGCACAACAAGCAATGACCCAATTCCATCTGTCAGCATTTCCCACTCAGACTTTACCTTGTATCGCCTCAGCACAGAGTTTGTCCTCTCATCAAAGAGAGCATTCCTATCCTGAAGATAGCGAGGTCTCGACTGCGTGTAATGATAATAGAACTTGGGTCTTCGTGACGGACCAAGAGTCTGTGTGCTACTCATCACATCAGAACCGTGAATATTTGGCACAGGAAAAGAAATCTCTTCATAACTGGTTGGACGGTATTCATCTTCGCTCAGAGGTGGCGGATCCTGGGGGTCATTTTTATAACTAGCCGCAGGAGAATAGACTGACCCTGAAAAAGATTTCACAGACCCAACGGGGTGGCGACTATTCAATGATTTGGCACTGTTCGACTCATTGGAATCATAAGGAGATGAGTTTTCCCTCAGACGCCGAGCGACATCAGCAGGGACAGGATCATCAGCGACATAATCTATCTTCTTCTGTCGTGCTTTAAGTTTATTGTACAAGTCAGAATGGCCTTCAGAGCTGCTGTCGTTGACAGACTCATTTCCAACAAAGTCTATTTCACCCTGTCTTTTCTTACGCGCTAGAATGCGTTCACGTTCTCGGGCCATCTTTTCCTTATAAGCTTGATCACGATCTAGTGCTCCCTTTCTTTCCTTATAAGACCGATCCTCATTTTCGCCCCCTCTTTCGCCCTTTTTCTCCACAAAGGACCGATCACGTTCAGCTAATTCCCTATTCCGCCGATCCTGCTCCAAGCGACGCTGCATTTCAAAATCGTGATATTCCGCGCGCTCGCGCTCCCACCTCTCGCGATCTTGCCGTCGCCGCTCGCGCTCACTAGCAGTAGTCTTATAAGACTTATTTGACATATTTGACATTTTCGTATCCCCACGCCTTACGTCAAAAGTTCCCACAGAACGGTCGGTCATTTCAACATACGGGTGCATGGGGTCAATCCCGACATCCATCAACTGGCCAGCCTCAGGATCATCCCACTGTGTTGCTCGATGATCAATCGTATAAGTTGCTTGATCCATCGTGTACGGTTTCGGCGGTTCCCGGATGACAACGACTTTCTTTTTGCGCTTGCGATGTCGCCTGGGTTGGTGGTAGTACATAGGTTGTGGGGCGAACATTGGCTGTGGCTGGACGTAGATAGGGTACGGGTAGGCTCCCATGAAGCCGTCATCGTCGTAGGAGTCGTCACTTTCTGTTTCGCCCCAGCTGTCTTCGTTACTCTCATCAGTTGGTCTGGAAGCAGAAGATTTGcatgatatacagtggaacctcccttaacgggcacctctctatcaaggacaacctctctatcaaggacactagttttggtaccaaattactcatttccattcaatttgacctctctaaccaggacaactctctataaAGAACGACACTTGTCAGTACCGGGGgtgtctctaatagagaggttctgctgtactcTTGTTCGCCAATGAATAGCAGACGATTTGACAAATATCTTTCAACTTAACTATTCTAAACGCTTGGTTATGTGGCAACAGCAAATGAGAATAGAGATGGATGTTGGTTTACAAAATCTTATCAACAACATGATCAACTTACTGATAGAAAGCTCTCCTCGGGGGAACGGGTGGCACAACATTGTACCTTGATCTTGGAAGCCTCTCCTTTTCATGTCTTGGCTTTGATTTCATCCTtgaacaaacaaaaatatgctGGACTGTAGGTTTTAAAGATGAAGAAGGGGTGGGGTGGATGTACATTAGACTGCTTTTAGTCAGAGCTCAGCTTTTTAAACTCACGATGTTAGGCCACTGATTGCCTTACCAGGCTCTAGAACAAACATTTTCGGGAAAACATCGCAAGACTTCCTCAATCAGAGGTGAAAATAAGCCCCCGACTCCATTGGTTAAAAAACAACTATCAACTATTCAGTCGCCCTTATGGAACAACTGTGACTAAACGTCGAAGACTTTCAAAAGAAAAGTTTCACACCTTGGCAGCTGAGAAGGAGGAGTACCATTTCTCGGCCCTGGAGACCCATTATTCACCCTCCGGCCCGGAGGCGTGTTGACCTTTGGCTCCGGCACTGGCGGCGTCTCTTTCCCCTTGAAGGCATCTGGTCTTCCAATCAGGACTTTGTGGGGGACATTGTCCTTTGTGATGCTGGGGCTGCGGGATGGAACTCCTGCATAGCTTATTTGACTCCCAGACCTTTCTGAAGGGGACCTATTGGAAAGGTAATGTACAAACAATTAGATAGCGTTTAATGAAGATGCACGGTGGTATAGCAGAATACCTATCTGCAACTTCGTGTAACCTAATCTGGCCCacccagctcctgcctatatcATCTCCCTTTATTTTAACACAGAATCTTAACGTACCTAGTTGGGAGAGACGCCCTTCTCACAACTTTTTGCGCCTCTTTTTCCCGATCAGCTTTCGATAAGGAATTTGCTCTGCCACCAGTTCCATTGATAGAGTTTGCTCGGCTGTTTGCCTTATTCAGCGAGTTCTTCTTCAGGAGATCTTTCCTAATTCTTGTGAGGCTGGAAAGATGAAGTAAGAGTTAGATACAGGCAGTAATCTGaagtaaaatgttattattcattTCTCTGCAACGATGCCACTCATCGTAATTCCACCATCAGCAACAGGTCAGAACCGTAAGTAGTACCGGTCAACAAAATAGATAGACGATAACTGATAAAAGAAATGTGTCAAATATAGGTTGTGTACTAAAATACAAAtagtagtgtaaatgtacatgaaatgtacacaaattcCTGTATATTGCTTTGACAATGTCAACAACCGCATACCCATCTCTCTGGTGGTCCCAGAACCTTTCTTGTGGTGTCGCTGGATTCGCCATCATCTGCTCTCAGCAAGCCACTATCCCCCATTCTATATTATTCATAATTTAGGTAGATATTTAACAAAATATTGAGGTTGTCATTCCGTTTCCAAAGTCAACAACTCCATTTTGGATTTCCCGGAAGTATTTTTGCAGAGCCCTCTTGCGGGGTAGAGTGGAACTGAAAGATGGCAGCCCCAATAAAAATAAATGGGGCAGAGCCTCTTCTTTCTCTTGAAAAACACCCACAAATTATCGCTTCTAAAAAGAAAACAAGTAAAGGGAGCTTGAAATTGATATATATACAATGTTGTGAGTATGTAGGAATTGCCATTTTAGTTAGCTTACTTGTGTGAAAGCTGATAACAGTACAGATATTTTTCTTGACTTTCATTTTCAGATACACAGTTAAACACACTCAAATGTTGGGCACAGCATGGAggtatttatacctccatgggcACAGCCACAAGCACAGGCACAGTGATGTTAATTTATTTTCAATACAGGTGCACTCATCTTGCATGTAATATATTGCTTAAAATTTTCAGAATGTGTCTGATTATATTCATGTCGAGCCATTGAATGAATCGGGTAAAGTCAGCTTCAAAGTTCAATGCGACAGTTCAGGACTTggtcccggatatgacgatgAAACGGTTTTCACATAGCTATTGCTAACTGGTCCAGTCAGCATGGCTGGGCTTGATTGGCTGACTCAAGAATGGACCCGGCCAAAAAAGCAGCACTAGCATTATTTAATGGACTGAAAATTTATATAAATCATGATCTGGTATAACAGAAATTATTGTTTTTATCCAGTGTTCTAAAAGTAAAACGAAAGAGATCATTGAATATTTCAATCACTTTGTTTATTGACAAAGAAACCCAACAGTTTTATTGGTCATCATAAACTACATTGAACTTTCTGTGCAGTCCTTACAAACAGTTGTGGTGATTTATGCGTACATatgttgtaggcctacatgtatggacACCTGGCACCATAAAGTTAGACAACCGAAAACATGGAGATAAAATCTTTCATTTAAATATCATTTGTCCTCTACTTGAATTGCAGCTGTATttctaataatttttttttccttcttttgtaAATGAGTGAGTGAAATGAAATCAGATTGGCTTTGGAAACATATACTTGACTGTGAACATCGCTGGAAAAACTGTGAATttacatgattatttttgtaTTTGCAGATTTTGTGACCATAGCAACTATTCTTGGGACTGGTATTTTAGGTAAGATTTACATTTTTACAGAGACCTACATTAGTAGGAAGCTATGACTGACTGAGACAAGCTAGATAATCCACACATACATTAGAAAGGGAGTGTGGGTCCTTTAAAAATCCCACACTTTGAACGCCCAACCTTGAGTGATACTTTCTTTCCACTTTATAGTTAGTAAAGTGGCCAAAGTTGAAGCTAGGAGAggccatcatacatgtatgacaactGTCTGTCATGTCCGATAAAGAATAAGCAACATATATTATCTAAAATACCTAAGAAATGCATTTTCAAATATACGTCTTCCTGAACAATCTCCCCCTTCATTAAAATTCAGTTGTTGATACTTTTCCTTTGCAGGTCTTCCAGTGACGCTCTCCCGTGCCGGCCTCTACCCTTTCCTAGTCTCATTTATCATTGGATTCTTCATGCAGGTGAGATCAGAGTTCACGCTCCACAGCTTTAGGTTCTAATTGACAGCAATCATTGGCCTCTAACTATCAACCTTTACACCCCCACTTTTCCTTATGGACCTGTCTAGTGCACCAACAGGAAGAGTCTATACAGGGAAGTGGGGTGAAGAAAAGGTTGAGTTGAGACGACTTTTAGAAAAATTGAGTCTAATGCAACACCAATTAGGGGGGCCTCGTAGACTACTGGCTACCACAAGATAGGGCCAGGGTTAGATACCAGGGATTGGTAACACCAATAGCTTTGGGACTTAACTTTAGATCTCATAGGTCAGCAGTTAAAAAGCTTTTGTAAAATCCACCCTTTTACTACATCATCTTTAGTCTTGCACTTGCCTCATGTATGTGCTTCAATATCCTTCTAGGGCCTCCTGATATGCATATTCACAGACCTACTCCAACGGACCTATGCAGTCCAGCTCATCAGAAGGGTAGGTACTTGGATAAGTTTAGAATGGGGTATTCACTAAAGCATCAGAATGTTTGAGTATTTCTGCTTGAATAAAATTGCATTTGGCTTGCAAAATGAAAAGGAAGTCATTTGCAATGACTTGAAATAAGATATATAAACCTCTAGATCCCTGCTGGTCATGTAAGTTGGTTCAAGCACCACCTGTGCATGTACGCAGTTGTGACTCTGTAACAATCACTAGTGCCGCCCTGGCACTAGCTACATTGTAGAAACACTTCTCCTTTAAACTCCGAAACTGGTGTAGAACTAGGAACTCTCCGATTCTTTCTCCTCAtcaattgaccttgacctttcaggAGCATGATGAGATGATACCGCTGACGGAGATCGACCTCGATGACGACTCATTCAGCGATGCGGAGGAGGAAAATGAAAATAGTGGTAAGCATCAGAAAAATATTCCTTGTATGCCATGGAGAATGTTTCGAATTCATCAGAATGGTTTCCTGTACGCTGTAACGTCAGTGGACCAAGTAGTGACTTGGCCACCGGTCGACCCTCAATCATGAGGCTGGCGTTTTTCTCTGATGACCTTTTCCATTTTCAGGTCCTGTGTTGGCGGGTCATGTGATCATCCCGAAGGATATTGGCGTAAAGGAACCAAACTTACACCTGATGGGCCAGCTGTTTCTTGGCTGCGGTGTTAGGCAGCTTTTTGATCTAGTCTTAATTGTCCAGTTGTAAGTATAGGAATATATCTGAGGAGCCAGAGTGGTCTGGTGACTCAGGACCATTGGCTTGTCGCTGAGAGGTCTCCAGTTCAATCTCCCTGTCGGTGGGAGACTGGGTAGATTTCTACATACTGGAAGGTTTGAACTTTTTGCCTGATAAgttgaaatccaaaatggcgttAAACAAAAATACTGTATTCATAAGACTGGGATTGAAGAACAATTTTTCGGTATTGTTCTATTTGATGAGAAAAACTTCCCAATATCCTATCTACTGGTATCCATCCTGTTGCTTTACAAGATGTTCTCTTCATTTCAGTATTTCCCTGTTGATCAGTTATACCCTGGCTGGCAGTGAAGCTTATGCCCAAGTGATAGGAGTTCCGTAAGTTGACCTTCTACCATAGCCTTTAACAAGGTATTGATCTAGGTACAGAGGGGACATCCAACAGCTGTATGAAAGAGTTTTCCTTTGAGTAAAAAAGTTTGAGTCAATGCATCTCCCTTCTCTCTGCGAAATTTGCACATGAGCAATTTATCAAAACGAATTCACTTccaatatttttgttttgtcattgtttgcCTGAATTGCATTCccctttctttccttttcagTTATTTGTATGTGATTCCAGTGTTCTGCGGCCTGTTGACAATGGCCATAGTGTTTGCTCTCAATCTCATTCAACCAGTCGTCTCCATCCTCACGCTCGCCAAAGGGACACTTTTACTTGGAACAGTAAGTCTTGTTATCTAGCAGACCTCGCAAAAGTTCAGGTTATATCAAACAAAACTCACAAaggttaaagttaaagttaaagtttagggtttatagtctgatatcaactacgatacaggttatcatccgactttacactttaaccccagtctgtcctgaaacctttcagtagacctcagatgagctgctcaaccagcgctacaatctgagcatttctgaccggtacccatttatacacctgggtgcagagcggcaagtaagacagagagaccagcctacagtctcacgccgacagtggggatcgaacccgggacctcttgaccgctggtcgagagtccaagccactacaccacagcggctcctaAGGTTCATGTGATATGAAGCTGCACTCATATCTAACAACTTGTCATCAATTTCAAGACCAAAACCCACTTGTAGTCTTACAGCTAGCTATTTCTAGATGACAACTCGTCTTATAAAATCCTGTCATAATTTGCAGGTGATAGTGACCTTTTATGTCGGTGCTGAAATACACCATGAGATCACCAATGACT includes the following:
- the LOC135494398 gene encoding uncharacterized protein LOC135494398 isoform X2, giving the protein MMANPATPQERFWDHQRDGLTRIRKDLLKKNSLNKANSRANSINGTGGRANSLSKADREKEAQKVVRRASLPTRSPSERSGSQISYAGVPSRSPSITKDNVPHKVLIGRPDAFKGKETPPVPEPKVNTPPGRRVNNGSPGPRNGTPPSQLPRMKSKPRHEKERLPRSRYNVVPPVPPRRAFYQPTDESNEDSWGETESDDSYDDDGFMGAYPYPIYVQPQPMFAPQPMYYHQPRRHRKRKKKVVVIREPPKPYTMDQATYTIDHRATQWDDPEAGQLMDVGIDPMHPYVEMTDRSVGTFDVRRGDTKMSNMSNKSYKTTASERERRRQDRERWERERAEYHDFEMQRRLEQDRRNRELAERDRSFVEKKGERGGENEDRSYKERKGALDRDQAYKEKMARERERILARKKRQGEIDFVGNESVNDSSSEGHSDLYNKLKARQKKIDYVADDPVPADVARRLRENSSPYDSNESNSAKSLNSRHPVGSVKSFSGSVYSPAASYKNDPQDPPPLSEDEYRPTSYEEISFPVPNIHGSDVMSSTQTLGPSRRPKFYYHYTQSRPRYLQDRNALFDERTNSVLRRYKYGTDLIADRVTPDINLPRDLQMIKHFLDYPDFANTFTEALIADFLDEDIIPDVLIETISHMNTLPATHPMFHPSKQVANDIVDTEVIWMAKGIVGEVAREFVDGYLEEQFNQKKDPLEEFLDDLFNEVVFDGATEAAREAVLELADIYVMNSSIFDYLLLITDEIIREEAASVLDEALEEMILEDFVNDELVEELIEEEAFEVAHEVLTEYDTKLRRKTVKDIDRLGRDKLLESLILNDILRRIAHQAKIWTESEYMDKVFNSLVADVLLHEYLDVLGNKQKTIDNRPLRKVHEKMVTDVALDVLLDELCQGLDEDLGELDTHEVGGLPDEASSA
- the LOC135494398 gene encoding uncharacterized protein LOC135494398 isoform X1 — protein: MMANPATPQERFWDHQRDGLTRIRKDLLKKNSLNKANSRANSINGTGGRANSLSKADREKEAQKVVRRASLPTRSPSERSGSQISYAGVPSRSPSITKDNVPHKVLIGRPDAFKGKETPPVPEPKVNTPPGRRVNNGSPGPRNGTPPSQLPRMKSKPRHEKERLPRSRYNVVPPVPPRRAFYQPTDESNEDSWGETESDDSYDDDGFMGAYPYPIYVQPQPMFAPQPMYYHQPRRHRKRKKKVVVIREPPKPYTMDQATYTIDHRATQWDDPEAGQLMDVGIDPMHPYVEMTDRSVGTFDVRRGDTKMSNMSNKSYKTTASERERRRQDRERWERERAEYHDFEMQRRLEQDRRNRELAERDRSFVEKKGERGGENEDRSYKERKGALDRDQAYKEKMARERERILARKKRQGEIDFVGNESVNDSSSEGHSDLYNKLKARQKKIDYVADDPVPADVARRLRENSSPYDSNESNSAKSLNSRHPVGSVKSFSGSVYSPAASYKNDPQDPPPLSEDEYRPTSYEEISFPVPNIHGSDVMSSTQTLGPSRRPKFYYHYTQSRPRYLQDRNALFDERTNSVLRRYKYGTDLIADRVTPDINLPRDLQMIKHFLDYPDFANTFTEALIADFLDEDIIPDVLIETISHMNTLPATHPMFHPSKQVANDIVDTEVIWMAKGIVGEVAREFVDGYLEEQFNQKKDPLEEFLDDLFNEVVFDGATEAAREAVLELADIYVMNSSIFDYLLLITDEIIREEAASVLDEALEEMILEDFVNDELVEELIEEEAFEVAHEVLTEYDTKLRRKTVKDIDRLGRDKLLESLILNDILRRIAHQAKIWTESEYMDKVFNSLVADVLLHEYLDVLGNKQKTIDNRPLRKVHEKMVTDVALDVLLDELCQGLDEDLGELDTHEVGGLPDEAAPGNIHTWLYGQVEPLLQSSPDISINLPGDFAPAHYDGPPPDTGDADDLQ